One genomic window of Deltaproteobacteria bacterium includes the following:
- a CDS encoding alpha/beta fold hydrolase codes for MPILQRDDVELYYEVTGEGRPFVFISETACDGDVWKMYPVPEFSRDHRCITFDYRGTGRSGKPSIKYSTDMFADDVAAIMDHVGAGDAVVCGHSMGGRVAQLLALDHPGKVSKLILASSGASFPDTKGIPLKLATQMVEMGYERYVSDSSVAVGFTEAFARQNPDRIQAYLDVRMSNPCPPEFYLRHVIARQEHDTSYRLKDITVPTLILVGEDDRSVTSDMDHRTSADILADGIPGARLAILPGERHSYFFANPEASFKAIREFLQG; via the coding sequence GTGCCGATTCTGCAACGCGATGACGTGGAACTCTACTACGAAGTGACGGGCGAGGGCCGTCCTTTCGTCTTCATCAGCGAGACGGCGTGCGACGGCGACGTGTGGAAGATGTACCCGGTGCCGGAGTTCTCCAGGGACCACCGGTGCATCACCTTCGACTACCGCGGCACCGGCCGCTCCGGCAAGCCGTCCATCAAGTACAGCACGGACATGTTCGCCGATGACGTCGCCGCCATCATGGACCACGTGGGTGCCGGCGATGCGGTCGTATGCGGCCACTCCATGGGCGGCCGGGTGGCGCAACTCCTGGCCCTGGACCATCCGGGGAAGGTGAGCAAACTGATCCTGGCGTCCAGCGGAGCGTCGTTCCCCGACACCAAGGGGATACCCCTCAAGCTGGCCACGCAGATGGTGGAGATGGGCTACGAGCGCTACGTGAGCGACAGCTCCGTGGCGGTGGGTTTCACCGAGGCATTCGCCCGGCAGAACCCGGACCGCATCCAGGCCTATCTGGACGTGCGCATGTCCAACCCGTGCCCGCCTGAGTTTTACCTGCGCCACGTCATCGCGCGCCAGGAGCACGACACCAGCTACCGGCTGAAGGACATCACCGTTCCCACCCTGATCCTGGTGGGGGAGGACGACCGCAGCGTCACCAGCGACATGGACCACCGGACCTCGGCGGACATCCTGGCCGACGGCATCCCCGGCGCTCGCCTGGCGATTCTTCCCGGGGAGCGCCACAGCTACTTCTTCGCCAACCCGGAGGCATCGTTCAAAGCCATCCGGGAATTTCTGCAAGGATAA